One Gordonia sp. SID5947 genomic region harbors:
- a CDS encoding DUF4194 domain-containing protein has protein sequence MTDNLDVTGGRRGGGPPDEFAGYDDLPAVERGDRDDSPGAPRFDGDVSALPDRACWALQNLLTRRFISGDRQPQLWSWVAEYQDPLRVRLSELDLRLRIVDELEVAFVEQAGYESRWGRRILKREAIHTYDAILALHLAKYLRASRDEQVLITREEIHELFAGVTNTIDRDLALFDKRIEHAIDKMDELEFLRKQRDDPDTFTVSPAISAVMTASVITDLQKQFEQFIGSGETGDDAASETLETSAADRDEDDDDEGDDW, from the coding sequence ATGACCGACAACCTCGACGTCACAGGCGGCCGAAGGGGCGGGGGACCGCCCGACGAGTTCGCCGGATACGACGATCTCCCGGCGGTGGAGCGCGGCGATCGCGACGACAGCCCGGGGGCGCCGCGCTTCGACGGCGACGTCAGTGCGTTACCTGATCGTGCGTGCTGGGCACTCCAGAACCTCTTGACCCGCCGGTTCATCAGCGGTGACCGCCAGCCCCAGCTGTGGTCGTGGGTGGCCGAATATCAGGACCCACTGCGTGTCCGGCTGTCCGAGCTGGATCTGCGTCTGCGTATCGTCGACGAACTCGAGGTGGCCTTCGTCGAGCAGGCAGGTTATGAATCACGCTGGGGGAGAAGGATACTCAAGCGCGAGGCGATCCACACCTACGATGCGATCCTGGCCTTGCACCTGGCCAAGTACCTTCGTGCATCCCGAGATGAACAGGTACTGATCACCCGGGAGGAGATCCACGAGTTGTTCGCCGGCGTCACCAACACCATCGACCGCGATCTGGCCCTGTTCGACAAACGCATCGAGCATGCCATCGACAAGATGGACGAACTGGAGTTCCTGCGGAAGCAACGAGATGATCCGGACACCTTCACGGTCAGCCCCGCCATCTCGGCGGTGATGACCGCCTCGGTGATCACCGACCTGCAAAAGCAATTCGAGCAATTCATCGGATCGGGGGAGACCGGCGACGACGCCGCATCCGAGACACTCGAGACCTCCGCGGCGGATCGCGATGAGGACGACGATGACGAAGGAGATGATTGGTGA
- a CDS encoding DUF3375 domain-containing protein — MESAEQPTLAEAWDANRGIQRSAAVRLFAATNSALYVTLMERHLDFGTRLSETDLAVRLERDIAALGVADQPSGLELVKLWARQGWLHRVTDTSVRTAQNLCYLTSEARSVVDYVRRRRREDSVATGGSINGIAAGLHRVAGQVTNDPRQIREEIEHQISELDAELADLDAGRRPEPDLRVAEDEARAIAYQMEQIISDIGQYGSMLDRITTALLDDPHDSDLAYRDRQRQMFDDYEALLESSQSASYHAFSHMIQDPEQRARLVADIATVTRQLPGIDRGLRSVMDDFFGLVTQQMAEVGRTRQRCARRIRRFVASGTLEQSRGMARQLNDALATANDLLKTSLADRRIGYELPLATPSITSAGRLAFEIRDPVPPAPALPATGDADLTTFASLSGQVDTVELTGVVNAAVDSGPISLSDVIDRVDEPYLAHVIVLWSWALKQSDTADRGSAFVRFRSLEGEDHIIEVPSLMFTEPIPTAEVDLL; from the coding sequence ATGGAGAGTGCTGAGCAGCCGACACTGGCTGAGGCGTGGGATGCCAATCGAGGGATCCAGAGATCCGCAGCGGTCCGGCTCTTCGCGGCGACCAACTCGGCACTCTATGTCACGTTGATGGAGCGGCACCTCGACTTCGGCACGCGCTTGTCGGAGACCGACCTGGCAGTGCGACTCGAGCGCGACATCGCCGCCCTCGGCGTCGCCGACCAGCCGAGCGGGCTGGAATTGGTGAAACTGTGGGCCCGGCAGGGATGGCTGCACCGGGTCACGGATACAAGTGTCCGGACGGCTCAGAATCTCTGTTACCTCACCTCCGAGGCCCGCTCGGTGGTCGATTACGTCCGCCGCCGCCGGCGTGAGGACAGCGTTGCCACCGGCGGGTCGATCAACGGGATCGCCGCCGGGCTGCATCGGGTTGCGGGTCAGGTGACCAACGATCCGCGACAGATTCGTGAGGAGATCGAACATCAGATCTCCGAACTCGACGCCGAGCTGGCCGATCTCGACGCCGGGCGGCGCCCTGAGCCGGACCTCCGGGTGGCCGAAGACGAAGCACGTGCGATCGCCTATCAGATGGAACAGATCATCTCCGACATCGGTCAGTACGGAAGCATGCTGGACCGGATCACCACGGCGCTGCTCGACGACCCGCACGACTCGGACCTTGCCTACCGAGATCGCCAGCGACAGATGTTCGACGACTACGAGGCGCTACTCGAATCCTCACAGAGCGCGTCCTACCACGCTTTCAGCCATATGATCCAGGACCCTGAGCAGCGCGCCCGCCTCGTCGCCGACATCGCCACGGTGACAAGGCAACTCCCGGGCATCGACCGCGGTCTCCGATCGGTGATGGACGACTTCTTCGGCCTCGTCACCCAACAGATGGCAGAAGTCGGACGAACCCGTCAGCGGTGTGCGCGACGCATCCGCAGATTCGTCGCGTCCGGAACACTCGAGCAGAGCCGTGGCATGGCCCGACAGCTCAACGATGCGCTGGCGACGGCGAACGACCTTCTGAAGACCTCGCTCGCGGATCGCCGCATCGGCTACGAATTGCCCTTGGCCACACCATCGATCACGTCGGCGGGACGCCTCGCCTTCGAGATCCGGGATCCCGTCCCACCCGCGCCGGCACTGCCGGCCACCGGGGACGCCGATCTCACCACGTTCGCGTCACTGTCGGGTCAGGTCGACACCGTGGAGCTCACGGGAGTGGTGAACGCGGCCGTCGACTCCGGCCCCATCTCGCTGTCGGACGTCATCGACCGCGTCGATGAGCCATACCTCGCACACGTGATCGTGCTGTGGTCGTGGGCTCTCAAGCAGTCCGACACCGCCGATCGGGGTTCGGCATTTGTCCGGTTCCGATCGCTCGAGGGGGAGGACCACATCATCGAGGTCCCGTCACTGATGTTCACCGAACCGATTCCGACCGCGGAGGTCGACCTGCTATGA
- a CDS encoding VOC family protein, with product MRINLTSVFVDDQRAALAFYTDVLGFTKHHDIPVGDNNSWLTVVSPEAPNGPELLLEPCGHPAVQPYRDALVADGIPLIQFAVDDVEAEHTRLSGKGVVFTQPPTDVGTAMIAVFDDTCGNLVQLVAEKPPAADV from the coding sequence ATGAGAATCAACCTCACGAGCGTGTTCGTCGACGACCAGCGGGCCGCCCTGGCCTTCTACACCGATGTGCTCGGATTCACCAAGCACCATGACATCCCGGTGGGCGACAACAATTCTTGGCTGACGGTGGTGTCACCCGAAGCCCCCAACGGACCCGAGCTGCTCTTGGAACCCTGCGGCCACCCCGCAGTCCAGCCGTACCGGGATGCTCTGGTGGCCGACGGGATACCGCTGATCCAGTTCGCGGTCGACGACGTGGAAGCCGAACACACGCGACTGAGCGGCAAGGGCGTGGTTTTCACGCAACCGCCGACCGATGTCGGCACCGCAATGATCGCCGTCTTCGACGACACCTGCGGCAACCTGGTCCAGCTGGTGGCAGAGAAGCCACCTGCTGCCGACGTCTGA
- a CDS encoding metalloregulator ArsR/SmtB family transcription factor yields MADVFRALDDETRRLILDELAASDGQTLFEICALLTTRHDRSLTRQAISQHLAVLESAGLVATERRGRSKFHYFTPEPLAQIARRWPATERRDR; encoded by the coding sequence ATGGCCGATGTGTTCCGAGCTCTCGACGATGAGACGCGGCGTCTCATCCTCGATGAACTCGCCGCGAGCGACGGCCAGACGCTCTTCGAGATCTGCGCGCTGCTGACCACACGGCACGACCGCAGTCTCACCCGGCAGGCGATCTCCCAGCATCTCGCGGTGCTCGAGTCCGCGGGGCTCGTCGCCACCGAGCGTCGAGGACGATCCAAATTCCACTACTTCACCCCGGAGCCGCTGGCGCAGATCGCGCGTCGGTGGCCCGCCACAGAAAGGCGTGATCGATGA
- a CDS encoding alpha/beta hydrolase, whose amino-acid sequence MVMADRPEVETASGPVTALAVMGLAESLLNGLARVPFRRPWQGPGGLLDNLGQSVTRQVVRSFMGYSTGLPIEEFRSMEKILDDICLAVIPPFVGIIDGVEIADDTIGGVPGIWCRAKASSDAFVDDSDEKETIGATILYLHGGGYIGTSPIMYSAFAASLVGITGYEVFIADYRMAPEFPFPAGVLDAADVYQGLLDRGVDPEHLVIAGDSGGGGLAASLVSYLHNHSKPKPAALALFSPEVDLDLDHPSITENAHLDILPWNVPVTPYLHGVQPNDERVSAVHSAPDPEWFPPTFVCWGSDEMFRDGIREFAQELQTAGVKVHAMEERGMFHVFPILMPWAESSRRVFRALHELAGRYVTPDPEAEQTH is encoded by the coding sequence ATGGTGATGGCTGATCGTCCGGAGGTGGAGACGGCGTCAGGACCGGTGACCGCGCTGGCCGTGATGGGTCTCGCGGAAAGTCTGCTCAACGGGCTGGCGCGCGTCCCGTTCCGGCGTCCGTGGCAGGGGCCGGGTGGCCTGCTCGACAACCTGGGCCAATCCGTCACGCGCCAGGTGGTGAGGTCTTTCATGGGCTATTCGACGGGGTTGCCGATCGAAGAATTCCGGTCCATGGAAAAGATCCTCGACGACATCTGCCTCGCGGTGATCCCACCGTTCGTCGGGATCATCGACGGTGTGGAGATCGCCGACGACACGATCGGCGGCGTGCCGGGGATCTGGTGTCGTGCGAAGGCCAGTTCCGACGCGTTTGTCGATGACTCCGACGAGAAGGAGACCATCGGTGCGACCATCCTGTACCTGCACGGGGGCGGCTATATCGGAACGTCGCCCATCATGTACTCGGCGTTCGCTGCGTCGCTGGTCGGGATCACGGGGTACGAGGTCTTCATCGCCGATTACCGGATGGCGCCGGAATTCCCCTTCCCCGCAGGTGTGCTGGACGCCGCCGACGTCTACCAGGGCCTACTGGACAGAGGCGTCGACCCCGAACACCTGGTGATCGCAGGCGACTCCGGGGGCGGTGGACTGGCGGCGTCGTTGGTGTCCTACCTGCACAACCACTCGAAGCCGAAGCCTGCGGCGCTCGCCCTCTTCTCGCCCGAGGTCGATCTCGACCTCGACCATCCGTCGATCACCGAGAACGCACATCTCGACATCCTCCCGTGGAATGTCCCTGTCACGCCCTACCTGCACGGCGTGCAGCCGAACGACGAGCGGGTGTCGGCGGTGCACTCGGCACCTGATCCGGAGTGGTTTCCGCCCACGTTCGTGTGTTGGGGTTCCGATGAGATGTTCCGCGACGGGATCCGGGAGTTCGCCCAGGAACTGCAGACCGCCGGAGTCAAGGTGCATGCGATGGAGGAACGCGGGATGTTCCATGTCTTTCCGATCCTCATGCCGTGGGCGGAGTCGTCGCGGCGGGTGTTCCGAGCACTCCACGAGTTGGCCGGTCGTTACGTCACCCCCGACCCCGAGGCCGAACAGACACACTGA
- a CDS encoding MFS transporter, translating to MATSAGVPTDRSSRGPVVAVAILASFVAFLDGSVVNLALPAISGDLGGGLATQQWVVDAYLLTLGALILVAGSISDAFGRLPVLRLGLLIFGLSSVMCALAPTDLILIIGRGVQGVGAALLVPSSLALINSAFSSDDQPRAIGTWTAWTGTAFVVGPLLGGVLVDTWNWRWIFAVNVFPVVVTLVLSMRLAEVPRPARDTVIDVTGAVLAAGGLAGTVYALIEVQRLGLSNPAVAVSLVLGVLCLAGLGWRESHTDHPMIPLRMFTVRNFGVGNLATTFIYAGVSMGSLITALFLQEVAGFSALAAGLATLPVPLLSFFIARPVGTLSARYGPRLFMTSGPIIAGCGYLLMLTTNGDFNFWWQMLPGLVLFGLGLSVTVTPLTSAVLAAVSRDQSGIGSAINNAISRVSGLVAVACTGIIAGGVLDNAGFHRTVLITAVLFIAGASCRRWGSATVAAGMAAFPYGPRPVVTTVRPLHRASGRRPSGAAMLTSADPDLQNN from the coding sequence ATGGCGACCAGCGCCGGTGTGCCCACCGATCGGTCCTCGAGGGGCCCGGTCGTGGCCGTCGCCATACTTGCGTCATTCGTTGCATTTCTCGACGGGTCGGTGGTCAATCTGGCGCTGCCGGCGATCTCCGGAGATCTAGGCGGCGGCCTGGCCACCCAACAATGGGTCGTGGACGCCTACCTGTTGACGCTGGGGGCGCTGATCCTGGTCGCGGGCTCCATCTCCGACGCGTTCGGTCGTCTCCCGGTGCTCCGCCTCGGGCTCCTGATCTTCGGATTGTCATCGGTGATGTGTGCACTCGCGCCGACCGACCTGATCCTGATCATCGGCCGCGGCGTCCAGGGGGTGGGTGCGGCGCTGCTGGTCCCGAGCTCATTGGCCCTGATCAACTCGGCGTTCTCGTCCGACGATCAGCCCCGGGCGATCGGAACCTGGACGGCCTGGACCGGAACCGCCTTCGTGGTCGGACCTCTCCTCGGTGGGGTGCTGGTGGACACGTGGAACTGGCGGTGGATCTTTGCCGTGAACGTCTTCCCGGTGGTCGTCACCCTCGTGCTCTCGATGCGGCTCGCCGAAGTGCCGCGCCCAGCGAGAGACACCGTGATCGACGTGACGGGCGCGGTGCTGGCGGCAGGGGGTCTCGCCGGGACCGTCTATGCCCTGATCGAGGTACAGCGCCTGGGACTGTCGAATCCAGCTGTGGCAGTCTCCCTCGTCCTCGGAGTGCTGTGCCTTGCCGGTCTCGGCTGGCGGGAATCGCACACGGACCACCCGATGATCCCGCTACGGATGTTCACCGTGCGCAATTTCGGCGTCGGCAACCTCGCGACGACGTTCATCTACGCGGGTGTATCGATGGGATCGTTGATCACCGCACTCTTCCTCCAGGAGGTCGCGGGCTTTTCGGCCCTCGCAGCAGGTCTCGCGACACTGCCGGTTCCCCTGCTGTCGTTCTTCATCGCGCGACCGGTGGGCACTCTCTCGGCGCGTTACGGTCCCCGTCTGTTCATGACCTCGGGGCCGATCATCGCCGGCTGCGGGTACCTGCTCATGCTGACCACCAACGGCGATTTCAACTTCTGGTGGCAGATGCTGCCGGGCCTGGTCCTCTTCGGCCTGGGGCTGTCGGTCACCGTCACACCGTTGACGTCCGCGGTCCTGGCTGCGGTGAGCAGGGATCAGAGTGGCATCGGTTCGGCCATCAACAACGCGATCTCACGCGTTTCCGGGCTCGTGGCCGTCGCCTGTACCGGCATCATCGCGGGTGGGGTGCTCGACAACGCCGGGTTTCATCGCACGGTCCTCATCACTGCTGTGCTGTTCATCGCGGGGGCGTCGTGTCGGCGGTGGGGATCCGCAACAGTGGCAGCCGGGATGGCGGCGTTCCCCTACGGGCCGCGGCCGGTTGTTACGACCGTGCGACCGCTCCACCGAGCGTCTGGGCGGAGACCGTCGGGAGCGGCCATGTTGACAAGCGCCGATCCGGACCTTCAGAATAACTGA
- a CDS encoding rhodanese-like domain-containing protein, whose translation MAVRHYLRHAPAVSAAEAIRLIADGALIVDVRRRFEWNRNHIPGSIHIPLEELRDRCGELPDDRLLITFCTGGLRSGGAANMLLEFGFEARNMTKGLIDWRAAGGDLQGTKRSPS comes from the coding sequence ATGGCTGTTCGTCACTACCTGAGACACGCGCCGGCAGTCTCTGCCGCGGAAGCGATCCGGTTGATTGCCGACGGCGCACTGATCGTCGATGTGCGCCGCCGGTTCGAGTGGAATCGGAACCACATCCCCGGATCGATCCATATCCCGCTCGAGGAATTGCGCGACCGCTGCGGGGAGTTGCCCGACGACCGGCTCCTCATCACGTTCTGCACGGGCGGGCTCCGATCGGGCGGTGCCGCGAACATGTTGCTCGAGTTCGGCTTCGAGGCCAGAAACATGACCAAGGGGCTCATCGACTGGCGGGCCGCCGGAGGCGACCTGCAGGGCACGAAGCGGTCGCCGTCGTGA
- a CDS encoding SDR family oxidoreductase, which produces MTGKSVLITGGGSGIGEGVAKVLVDHGAKVTIVGRSLDRLAAAQERLNRDAPAGAGVHAHAADVTDEQQVIAAVAAATEFGGGLDGVVACAGGSETIGPLTQMDTDAWKRTVDLNINGTMFTLKHTARELVRSGGGSFVAISSIAASNTHRWFGAYGVTKSAVDHMVALAADELGSSRVRVNGIRPGLIKTDLVTAVLDDPQLTEDYRVSTPIPRIGEVRDIGELAAFLLGEGSTWITGQVINVDGGQMLRRGPDFSSMLEPLFGADGLRGVVAQDQTEAAPEA; this is translated from the coding sequence ATGACAGGGAAGTCCGTACTCATAACCGGCGGTGGAAGCGGGATCGGCGAAGGGGTGGCAAAGGTCCTTGTCGACCACGGCGCGAAGGTGACGATCGTCGGCCGGTCCCTCGACAGGTTGGCGGCAGCGCAGGAGCGGCTCAACCGGGACGCTCCGGCCGGCGCCGGCGTACATGCGCACGCCGCGGACGTCACCGACGAACAGCAGGTCATCGCGGCGGTCGCCGCGGCGACCGAGTTCGGAGGCGGCCTCGACGGCGTCGTGGCGTGTGCGGGCGGCAGTGAGACGATCGGCCCGCTGACGCAGATGGACACAGATGCCTGGAAACGCACCGTCGATCTCAACATCAACGGGACCATGTTCACTCTCAAGCACACCGCGCGTGAGCTGGTGCGCTCCGGCGGGGGATCGTTCGTCGCCATCTCGTCCATAGCCGCCAGCAACACCCATCGATGGTTCGGCGCTTACGGCGTGACGAAGTCCGCGGTCGATCACATGGTCGCCCTCGCGGCCGACGAACTCGGATCCAGTCGGGTCCGGGTCAACGGCATTCGACCGGGACTGATCAAGACCGATCTCGTGACCGCGGTGCTCGACGATCCGCAGCTGACCGAGGATTACCGAGTGTCCACACCGATACCCCGGATCGGCGAGGTCCGCGACATCGGCGAGCTGGCGGCCTTCCTCCTGGGCGAGGGGTCCACGTGGATCACCGGCCAGGTGATCAATGTGGACGGCGGCCAGATGCTTCGTCGCGGACCGGATTTCAGCTCCATGCTGGAGCCGCTGTTCGGGGCCGACGGCCTCCGTGGCGTCGTCGCGCAAGACCAGACCGAGGCGGCACCGGAAGCCTGA
- a CDS encoding SRPBCC family protein has protein sequence MSWTHRVRIADVTVPFAASPEVAFAYLVDPGTRHEWQSSLRRVADLAPVGQRPGDTGTSWTDITLVPWVHPRLEVVECAPPRRWREIGRWWLVDASLSLAVESGSDGRTHVRAQAFLTVPALLAPPVVALKTLAPFALRADMRAAAAAVDGEGRRVVTSDQPRG, from the coding sequence ATGTCGTGGACCCACCGTGTGCGGATAGCGGATGTGACCGTGCCGTTCGCGGCGTCACCGGAGGTGGCATTCGCGTATCTGGTGGATCCCGGGACACGTCATGAATGGCAATCCAGTCTGCGCCGGGTCGCGGATCTGGCCCCGGTCGGACAGCGGCCCGGAGACACGGGTACGTCGTGGACGGACATCACGCTCGTGCCGTGGGTGCACCCGCGCCTCGAGGTCGTCGAGTGCGCGCCACCCCGCCGTTGGCGCGAGATCGGTCGGTGGTGGCTTGTGGATGCGAGTCTGTCTCTTGCGGTCGAGTCGGGATCCGACGGTCGTACACATGTGCGGGCTCAGGCGTTCCTGACCGTCCCGGCGCTCCTCGCACCGCCCGTTGTGGCGCTGAAAACGTTGGCGCCGTTCGCATTGCGGGCCGACATGCGTGCGGCCGCGGCGGCCGTCGACGGCGAAGGTCGACGCGTCGTCACCTCCGATCAGCCGCGGGGCTGA
- a CDS encoding MaoC family dehydratase — translation MAQVPTPVEPVDPGQQLWETTEEITMDRVRRYARVSGDRNAIHIDAAAAAAAGLSAPIAHGLLILGIVVRHADDWVRDRGGRITGCDTRFVRPVYLGDEPVTLYVTAHLVGAGHIAATASVLDADGSTQRAILRPIRISYSDGRPDDVSADRQPRG, via the coding sequence ATGGCCCAGGTTCCCACCCCCGTCGAACCGGTCGACCCGGGGCAGCAGCTGTGGGAAACGACCGAAGAGATCACCATGGATCGAGTCCGCCGGTACGCACGAGTGTCGGGTGATCGCAACGCCATCCACATCGACGCCGCCGCCGCGGCGGCCGCCGGGTTGTCGGCACCGATTGCTCATGGACTCCTCATCCTGGGTATCGTGGTCCGCCACGCCGACGACTGGGTCCGTGACCGCGGTGGCCGGATCACCGGATGTGACACGCGCTTCGTCCGGCCGGTCTACCTCGGCGACGAACCGGTCACGCTGTACGTGACCGCGCACCTCGTCGGAGCCGGGCACATCGCCGCCACTGCATCTGTTCTCGACGCGGATGGATCGACACAGAGGGCGATCCTCCGCCCGATCCGGATCTCGTACTCGGACGGTCGCCCGGACGATGTCAGCGCTGACCGTCAGCCCCGCGGCTGA
- a CDS encoding MaoC family dehydratase N-terminal domain-containing protein: MTFTTPEVIVVDDELLAGFADVLGSNSADFGLPVVFSVTTELAHQAMQSGTVPTDGIVHTSESLRLRREPRLGDHLSGLLTVEEIHRRAGATQLVVRSDIVADGESSPIAVTTSTLTFRS; encoded by the coding sequence ATGACCTTCACGACCCCCGAAGTGATCGTGGTCGACGACGAGCTCCTGGCCGGCTTTGCGGATGTGCTCGGATCGAATTCGGCGGATTTCGGCCTTCCGGTGGTATTCAGTGTCACCACCGAGTTGGCCCATCAGGCCATGCAGTCTGGGACGGTGCCCACCGACGGCATCGTCCACACCTCCGAATCGCTGCGGCTGCGCCGCGAACCGCGGCTCGGCGACCACCTCAGCGGACTCTTGACGGTGGAAGAGATCCACCGGCGTGCGGGAGCGACCCAGCTCGTCGTCCGCAGCGACATCGTGGCGGACGGCGAGAGTTCGCCGATCGCGGTGACGACTTCCACCCTCACCTTCCGAAGCTAG
- a CDS encoding DUF2235 domain-containing protein, with amino-acid sequence MTDTDADTPTRNLVVCLDGTTNEPETGFTNVARMFDVAVKDHRQLVYYDPGVGTMGSRAAVTRIGRGATRAAGMVAGYGIRDNIEEAYGWLCQRYRPGDQIFVFGFSRGAYTARALTGMLRTVGLLHGDALNLVPYALKLYVKSGPTDAGTASDSSVREFWRLRENFRKQFGNPDFPNPFQNRKQIRFLGVWDTVKSVGWLNLRARFEVARWPFTANIANVETARHALAIDEQRRPFAEYRFADTAGGDVEEVWFPGVHGDVGGQCRDASRLPDVTLAWMVGEAHAAGLLVDQRAYRRLLHVPWGAPLPDDRALGPITPNSGWWRLAGGWRPRVIRTGDHVHPSVRVRIDATRGDQVPYRPSLPD; translated from the coding sequence GTGACCGACACGGATGCAGACACTCCCACCCGGAATCTCGTTGTATGTCTGGATGGAACCACCAATGAACCCGAGACGGGCTTCACCAACGTGGCCCGGATGTTCGACGTCGCCGTCAAAGACCACCGGCAGCTCGTGTACTACGACCCAGGTGTCGGCACGATGGGCTCGCGCGCGGCGGTGACAAGGATCGGCCGGGGCGCGACGCGCGCGGCCGGGATGGTCGCCGGGTATGGAATTCGCGACAACATCGAGGAGGCCTATGGCTGGCTCTGTCAGCGATACCGCCCAGGTGATCAGATCTTCGTCTTCGGATTCTCGCGTGGCGCCTACACCGCTCGGGCCCTGACCGGAATGCTGCGCACGGTCGGCCTGCTGCACGGGGATGCGTTGAACCTCGTGCCGTATGCACTCAAGCTCTATGTGAAGAGTGGCCCGACGGACGCAGGCACGGCATCCGACTCGAGCGTCCGGGAGTTCTGGCGGTTGCGGGAGAACTTCCGTAAGCAATTCGGCAACCCGGACTTCCCGAATCCCTTCCAGAACCGCAAGCAGATCCGCTTTCTCGGTGTCTGGGACACCGTGAAATCGGTGGGCTGGCTCAATCTACGTGCGCGATTCGAGGTCGCCCGTTGGCCGTTCACCGCGAACATCGCCAACGTCGAGACGGCCCGTCACGCTCTGGCGATCGACGAGCAACGGCGTCCGTTCGCCGAATACCGCTTCGCCGACACGGCAGGGGGCGACGTCGAGGAGGTCTGGTTCCCGGGGGTGCACGGCGACGTCGGCGGCCAGTGTCGGGACGCGAGCCGACTACCCGATGTCACGCTCGCATGGATGGTCGGCGAAGCGCATGCCGCGGGATTGCTCGTCGACCAGAGGGCGTACCGACGACTCTTACATGTTCCCTGGGGCGCACCGCTTCCCGATGACCGAGCCCTCGGGCCGATCACGCCGAACTCGGGTTGGTGGCGGCTGGCCGGTGGGTGGCGTCCCCGCGTGATCCGCACCGGTGATCATGTGCATCCCAGCGTGCGGGTCCGTATCGACGCGACCCGAGGAGATCAGGTGCCGTATCGCCCGAGCCTGCCCGACTGA
- a CDS encoding response regulator transcription factor, with protein sequence MTTARPPAGDPSGIRVLLVDDQELVRTGLRRILRVRDGFDIVGECDDGRDVVEMVAACEPDVILMDLRMRHVDGITATATVRTLRKPPPVLVLTTFDDDQLLSGALRAGAAGFILKDSPAEALIWAVRAVVRDGAFLDPAVTERVLRGFRRAVPEPREPADTGLTDRELDVLRLMARGLTNAEIGSTLFISEVTVKSHVNHIFTKLDLRDRAAAIIYAFENSLVMPSGGREG encoded by the coding sequence ATGACGACCGCACGCCCGCCGGCGGGTGATCCATCCGGTATCCGCGTGCTCCTCGTCGACGACCAGGAACTCGTGCGGACGGGCCTGCGTCGAATCCTTCGGGTCCGCGACGGTTTCGACATCGTCGGCGAATGTGACGACGGACGTGACGTTGTCGAGATGGTGGCAGCGTGCGAGCCGGACGTCATCCTGATGGACCTCCGGATGCGCCATGTCGATGGGATCACCGCTACCGCCACAGTCCGCACACTTCGCAAGCCCCCGCCGGTCCTCGTGTTGACGACCTTCGACGACGATCAGTTGCTCTCCGGCGCCCTCCGGGCCGGTGCGGCCGGTTTCATCCTCAAGGACTCACCTGCCGAGGCGCTGATCTGGGCGGTACGGGCCGTGGTGCGAGACGGCGCGTTTCTCGATCCCGCCGTGACCGAGCGGGTGCTTCGCGGATTTCGCCGAGCCGTGCCCGAACCCCGGGAGCCCGCCGACACTGGTCTGACCGATCGCGAACTCGACGTGTTGCGTCTCATGGCGCGCGGACTCACGAACGCCGAGATCGGGTCGACGCTGTTCATCTCCGAAGTCACGGTGAAGAGCCACGTCAATCACATCTTCACAAAATTGGACCTGCGCGACCGGGCGGCGGCGATCATCTACGCCTTTGAGAACTCACTGGTGATGCCGTCCGGTGGCAGGGAGGGCTGA